A genomic segment from Stenotrophomonas maltophilia encodes:
- a CDS encoding S9 family peptidase, protein MRHLFASLALMLATSTAAHAEKLTLEAITGPLPLSGPTLMKPKVAPDGSQVSFLRGKDSDRNQLDLWTYDIGSGQTRLLVDSKVVLPGTETLSDEEKARRERQRIAAMTGIVDYQWSPDAQRLLFPLGGELYLYDLKQQGAAAVHQLTHGEGFATDAKLSPKGGFVSFIRGRNLWVIELASGRQLQLTRDGSTTIGNGVAEFVADEEMDRHTGYWWAPDDSAIAFARIDEAPVPVQKRYEVYADRTDVIEQRYPAAGDANVRVQLGVIAPAADAQPRWVDLGKEQDIYLARVDWRDAQHLSFQRQSRDQKQLDLVEVALDSNRQRVLAHETSPTWVPLHNSLRFLDDGSVLWSSERTGFQHLYRIDSKGKATALTHGNWPVDELLAVDEKAGKAYFRAGIESSRESQIYAVSLQGGEPQRLSRAPGMHSATFARNASVYVDSWSNSTTPPQIELFRANGEKIATLVENDLADPKHPYARYRDAQRPVEFGTLMAADGKTPLNYSLIKPAGFDPSKRYPVAVYVYGGPASQTVTDSWPGRGDHLFNQYLAQQGYVVFSLDNRGTPRRGRDFGGALYGKQGTVEVTDQLRGVTWLKQQSWVDPARIGVQGWSNGGYMTLMLLAKASNQYACGVAGAPVTDWGLYDSHYTERYMDLPARNDAGYREARVLTHIDGLRSPLLLIHGMADDNVLFTNSTSLMSALQKRGQPFELMTYPGAKHGLSGADALHRYRVAEAFLGRCLKP, encoded by the coding sequence ATGCGCCACCTGTTCGCTTCGCTCGCCCTCATGCTCGCCACCAGCACCGCCGCCCACGCCGAAAAGCTGACCCTGGAAGCCATCACCGGCCCGCTGCCGCTGTCCGGCCCGACCCTGATGAAGCCGAAGGTGGCGCCGGACGGTTCGCAGGTCAGTTTCCTGCGCGGCAAGGACAGCGACCGCAACCAGCTGGATCTGTGGACCTACGACATCGGCAGCGGCCAGACCCGCCTGCTGGTCGATTCCAAGGTGGTGCTGCCCGGCACCGAAACCCTCAGCGATGAGGAAAAGGCCCGCCGCGAGCGCCAGCGCATTGCCGCGATGACCGGCATCGTCGATTACCAGTGGTCGCCGGACGCGCAGCGCCTGCTGTTCCCGTTGGGCGGCGAACTCTACCTGTACGACCTCAAGCAGCAGGGGGCGGCGGCCGTGCACCAGCTGACCCACGGTGAAGGCTTCGCCACCGACGCCAAGCTGTCGCCCAAGGGCGGCTTCGTCAGCTTCATCCGCGGCCGCAACCTGTGGGTGATCGAGCTGGCCAGTGGCAGGCAGCTGCAGCTGACCCGCGACGGCAGCACCACCATCGGCAACGGCGTCGCCGAGTTCGTCGCCGATGAAGAGATGGACCGTCATACCGGCTACTGGTGGGCACCGGATGATTCGGCCATCGCCTTCGCCCGCATCGACGAGGCACCGGTGCCGGTGCAGAAGCGCTACGAGGTCTATGCCGACCGCACCGATGTGATCGAGCAGCGTTACCCGGCCGCCGGCGACGCCAACGTGCGCGTGCAGCTGGGCGTGATCGCACCGGCCGCCGACGCGCAGCCGCGCTGGGTCGATCTGGGCAAGGAACAGGACATCTACCTGGCCCGCGTCGATTGGCGCGATGCGCAGCACCTGAGCTTCCAGCGCCAGTCGCGCGACCAGAAGCAGCTGGACCTGGTGGAAGTGGCGCTCGATTCCAACCGCCAGCGCGTGCTCGCCCACGAGACCAGCCCGACCTGGGTGCCGCTGCACAACAGCCTGCGCTTCCTCGACGACGGCAGCGTGCTGTGGTCGTCCGAACGCACTGGCTTCCAGCACCTGTACCGCATCGACAGCAAGGGCAAGGCCACCGCGCTGACCCACGGCAACTGGCCGGTGGACGAACTGCTGGCGGTCGATGAGAAGGCTGGCAAGGCCTACTTCCGTGCCGGCATCGAGAGCTCGCGCGAAAGCCAGATCTACGCGGTGTCGCTGCAGGGTGGAGAGCCGCAGCGCCTGTCCAGGGCGCCGGGCATGCACAGCGCCACGTTCGCCCGCAATGCCAGCGTCTACGTCGACAGCTGGTCCAACAGCACCACGCCGCCGCAGATTGAACTGTTCCGCGCCAACGGCGAGAAGATCGCTACGCTGGTGGAGAACGACCTGGCCGATCCCAAGCACCCGTATGCGCGCTACCGCGATGCGCAGCGTCCGGTCGAGTTCGGCACGTTGATGGCTGCCGATGGCAAGACCCCGCTGAACTACAGCCTGATCAAGCCGGCCGGCTTCGATCCGTCCAAGCGCTACCCGGTGGCGGTGTACGTCTACGGTGGCCCGGCCAGCCAGACCGTCACCGACAGCTGGCCCGGCCGTGGCGACCACCTGTTCAACCAGTACCTGGCCCAGCAGGGCTACGTGGTGTTCTCGCTGGACAACCGTGGCACCCCGCGCCGCGGCCGCGACTTCGGTGGCGCGTTGTATGGCAAGCAGGGCACGGTGGAAGTGACCGACCAGCTGCGCGGCGTGACCTGGCTGAAGCAGCAATCGTGGGTGGACCCGGCGCGCATCGGCGTGCAGGGCTGGTCCAACGGCGGCTACATGACCCTGATGCTGCTGGCCAAGGCGTCGAACCAGTACGCCTGCGGCGTGGCCGGCGCACCGGTCACCGATTGGGGCCTGTACGACAGCCATTACACCGAGCGCTACATGGATCTGCCGGCGCGCAACGACGCCGGCTACCGTGAAGCGCGCGTGCTGACCCACATCGATGGCCTGCGTTCGCCGCTGCTGCTGATCCATGGCATGGCCGACGACAACGTGCTGTTCACCAATTCGACCAGCCTGATGAGCGCGTTGCAGAAGCGCGGCCAGCCGTTCGAACTGATGACCTATCCGGGTGCCAAGCATGGCCTGTCCGGCGCCGATGCCCTGCATCGCTACCGTGTGGCCGAAGCCTTCCTGGGACGCTGCCTGAAGCCTTGA
- a CDS encoding glutathione binding-like protein: MIDLYYWPTPNGHKVTLLLEEAGLEYRIHPVNIGSGDQFKPEFLAISPNNKMPAIVDQAPADGGAPQSVFESGAILLYLAEKTGRFLPSDPRGRVTTLEWLFWQMAGLGPMSGQMGHFNVYAPEKIPYAVERYDNEVRRLHGVMDKRLAEHAFLAGDEYTIADMASYPWIGAYDKLPVDFAAFPNLKRWHEAIAARPATQRAYALRQQVNPNAGKPLSDEERKHLFGQR, from the coding sequence ATGATCGACCTGTATTACTGGCCCACCCCGAACGGCCACAAAGTGACCCTGTTGCTGGAAGAAGCCGGCCTGGAATACCGCATCCACCCGGTCAACATCGGCTCGGGCGACCAGTTCAAGCCGGAATTCCTGGCCATTTCGCCCAACAACAAGATGCCGGCCATCGTCGACCAGGCCCCGGCCGATGGCGGCGCCCCGCAGAGCGTGTTCGAGTCCGGTGCGATCCTGCTGTACCTGGCCGAGAAGACCGGCCGCTTCCTGCCCAGCGACCCGCGCGGCCGCGTGACCACCCTGGAATGGCTGTTCTGGCAGATGGCGGGCCTGGGCCCGATGAGCGGCCAGATGGGGCATTTCAATGTGTATGCGCCGGAAAAGATCCCCTACGCGGTCGAGCGCTATGACAACGAAGTGCGCCGCCTGCACGGCGTGATGGACAAGCGCCTGGCCGAGCATGCCTTCCTGGCCGGCGACGAGTACACCATCGCCGACATGGCCAGCTACCCGTGGATCGGCGCCTACGACAAGCTGCCGGTGGACTTCGCCGCCTTCCCGAACCTCAAGCGCTGGCACGAGGCCATCGCCGCGCGCCCGGCCACCCAGCGCGCCTATGCCCTGCGCCAGCAGGTGAACCCGAACGCCGGCAAGCCGCTCAGCGACGAGGAGCGCAAGCACCTGTTCGGCCAGCGTTGA
- a CDS encoding TIGR00645 family protein codes for MSANRPPLSPLSTLIFASRWLQLPLYLGLIVAQCVYVFLFGKELWHLISHSASMGEQQIMLIVLGLIDVVMISNLLVMVIVGGYETFVSRLRLEGHPDQPEWLSHVNASVLKVKLAMAIIGISSIHLLKTFIASGALNGIPLCTPEQMTVAAANIGVARCSMLTPDGVLWQTIIHCVFILSAIGIAWTDKLMSNGHSKHHDKAQDH; via the coding sequence ATGAGTGCAAACCGCCCGCCGCTCTCCCCGTTGTCCACGCTGATCTTCGCCTCGCGCTGGCTGCAGCTGCCGCTGTACCTGGGCCTGATCGTGGCGCAGTGCGTCTACGTGTTCCTGTTCGGCAAGGAACTGTGGCACCTGATCTCGCATTCCGCCTCGATGGGTGAACAGCAGATCATGCTGATCGTGCTGGGCCTGATCGACGTGGTGATGATCTCCAACCTGCTGGTGATGGTGATCGTCGGCGGCTATGAGACCTTCGTCTCGCGCCTGCGCCTGGAAGGCCACCCGGACCAGCCGGAGTGGCTGAGCCACGTCAACGCCAGCGTGCTGAAGGTGAAGCTGGCGATGGCGATCATCGGCATTTCCTCGATCCACCTGCTGAAGACCTTCATCGCCAGTGGCGCGCTGAATGGCATCCCGCTGTGCACGCCGGAGCAGATGACTGTGGCCGCCGCCAACATCGGTGTCGCCCGCTGCTCGATGCTGACCCCGGACGGCGTGCTGTGGCAGACCATCATCCACTGCGTGTTCATCCTGTCGGCGATCGGCATCGCCTGGACCGACAAGCTGATGTCCAACGGCCACAGCAAGCACCACGACAAAGCGCAAGACCACTGA
- a CDS encoding energy transducer TonB — translation MSHVSTITAARRWLPVALALALAACSGKEETAAPAPAAAPSAAAPAAPVVAAKVQSMGTEQLRESASQALRENRMYAPAGDNAIEYYLALRDKTPDDASVKSALTDLLPYTLIAAEQHLGREDYTEAQRLVALIEKVDASAPALPRLKEGLAKGVQNAAKRTEAEAEKAKKDADDRSKQQTEQQRLAEQRAKEADAAKQIAAQQDAARRDNERQEAERQAAARREAEQKQQQAAAQQASAARQAAAPAAAAAPNLRPVSTPAPRYPSEALRAGTSGEVLVEITVGTDGSVINARVLRATPSRVFDREAMNAVKRWRFEPVSAPVTTRRTLVFAPGGT, via the coding sequence ATGTCGCACGTCTCAACGATCACCGCCGCGCGCCGGTGGCTGCCGGTTGCCCTGGCACTGGCACTGGCCGCCTGCTCGGGCAAGGAAGAAACCGCAGCACCGGCCCCGGCCGCCGCACCCAGCGCCGCTGCACCGGCCGCACCGGTGGTCGCTGCCAAGGTGCAGTCGATGGGCACCGAGCAGCTGCGTGAGTCGGCCAGCCAGGCGCTGCGCGAGAACCGCATGTACGCGCCGGCCGGCGACAACGCCATCGAGTACTACCTCGCCCTGCGCGACAAGACCCCGGACGACGCCTCGGTGAAGAGCGCGCTGACCGACCTGCTGCCCTACACCCTGATCGCCGCCGAACAGCACCTGGGTCGCGAGGACTACACCGAAGCGCAGCGCCTGGTGGCGCTGATCGAGAAGGTGGATGCGTCCGCACCGGCGCTACCGCGCCTGAAGGAAGGCCTCGCCAAGGGCGTGCAGAACGCTGCCAAGCGCACCGAGGCCGAAGCCGAGAAGGCGAAGAAGGACGCCGACGACCGCAGCAAGCAGCAGACCGAACAGCAGCGCCTGGCCGAGCAGCGCGCCAAGGAAGCCGACGCGGCCAAGCAGATCGCCGCGCAGCAGGATGCCGCCCGTCGCGACAATGAACGCCAGGAAGCCGAGCGCCAGGCCGCCGCCCGCCGCGAAGCCGAGCAGAAGCAGCAGCAGGCCGCCGCCCAGCAGGCCAGCGCCGCGCGCCAGGCCGCGGCTCCGGCGGCCGCTGCGGCCCCGAACCTGCGCCCGGTCAGCACCCCGGCACCCCGCTATCCGTCCGAGGCACTGCGTGCGGGCACCTCCGGCGAAGTGCTGGTGGAAATCACCGTCGGCACCGATGGCTCGGTGATCAACGCCCGCGTGCTGCGCGCAACGCCGTCGCGCGTCTTCGATCGCGAAGCAATGAACGCCGTCAAGCGCTGGCGCTTCGAGCCGGTCAGCGCACCGGTCACCACCCGCCGCACCCTCGTATTCGCCCCGGGCGGCACCTGA
- a CDS encoding AraC family transcriptional regulator, whose amino-acid sequence MADQTSPALIDPALANAEGGPLVMASQLRVPGRRRTARHQHVRGQLLGAHHGMLRIAAGDLHWLLPAGHVAWIPPLLPHALVGAEGFDGWSLYFCAEACLDLPAQPRIFQPNALLQAAMTRALHWPHQALDAAQARLAGVIADEITASTPLPLALPQPQDRRLQKIASVLARSPDDLRSIEAWAAASGLSSRSLARRWQAETHMTLSQWRQRLRVLLALPRLLSGEPVISVALSMGYDTPSAFITVFKREMGVTPARYAKGDGGD is encoded by the coding sequence ATGGCAGATCAGACATCACCTGCGTTGATTGACCCCGCTTTGGCGAACGCCGAAGGCGGTCCCCTCGTCATGGCCTCCCAGCTGCGGGTGCCCGGACGGCGCCGCACCGCGCGCCACCAGCACGTGCGCGGCCAGTTGCTGGGTGCCCACCACGGCATGCTGCGGATCGCGGCCGGCGACCTGCACTGGCTGCTGCCGGCGGGGCATGTTGCCTGGATTCCGCCCTTGCTGCCCCACGCACTGGTGGGGGCGGAAGGGTTCGATGGCTGGAGCCTGTACTTCTGCGCCGAGGCCTGCCTGGATCTTCCCGCCCAACCGCGTATTTTCCAGCCCAACGCGCTGTTGCAGGCCGCGATGACGCGTGCGCTGCACTGGCCACACCAGGCACTGGACGCCGCGCAGGCACGCCTGGCCGGCGTGATCGCCGATGAGATCACCGCCAGCACGCCCCTGCCGCTTGCCCTGCCACAACCGCAGGATCGGCGGTTGCAGAAGATCGCTTCGGTGCTGGCGCGTTCGCCGGACGACCTGCGCAGCATCGAGGCGTGGGCGGCCGCCAGCGGGCTGTCCAGCCGCAGTCTCGCCCGCCGTTGGCAGGCCGAAACCCACATGACGCTGAGCCAGTGGCGGCAACGCCTGCGCGTGCTGCTGGCGCTGCCCCGTCTGCTGTCCGGCGAGCCGGTGATCAGCGTCGCGCTGTCGATGGGCTACGACACGCCGAGTGCCTTCATCACCGTATTCAAGCGTGAGATGGGGGTGACGCCCGCGCGGTACGCAAAAGGGGACGGAGGGGATTAA
- a CDS encoding transposase yields MPRQARLMLAGQAYHVVQRGVNKGAIFVDDIDRQLFLHLLHGAFLKHHVALHAYVLMGNHIHLLATPSTQQGLAGAMRMQGNNYVQAFNQRHGRSGPLWQGRFHSSMIDSDAYLLSVYRYIERNPVRAGIAVSAEDHPWSSVHGNLQRRDDPMLTPHPAFKALAATARKRATLYAEFLRDVNASADVPAIRNHSARQRPMGDAAFLRMVEQTLGCPVVIRRRGRPRKQGTGEAETT; encoded by the coding sequence ATGCCCCGACAAGCGCGCCTGATGCTGGCAGGCCAGGCCTATCACGTGGTCCAGCGCGGTGTGAACAAGGGTGCGATCTTCGTCGACGACATCGACCGCCAACTGTTCCTGCATCTGTTGCACGGTGCTTTCCTCAAGCACCACGTCGCGTTGCATGCCTATGTCCTGATGGGCAACCACATCCACCTGCTCGCCACGCCCTCCACACAGCAGGGACTAGCGGGCGCAATGCGCATGCAGGGCAACAACTACGTGCAGGCCTTCAACCAGCGGCACGGACGCAGTGGGCCGCTGTGGCAGGGCCGCTTCCATTCCTCGATGATCGACAGCGATGCTTATCTTCTCAGTGTGTACCGCTACATCGAACGCAATCCCGTTCGTGCCGGGATTGCGGTCAGCGCCGAAGATCATCCATGGTCCAGCGTGCACGGCAACCTTCAACGACGCGATGATCCGATGCTGACACCGCATCCTGCGTTCAAAGCGCTGGCAGCGACTGCCCGGAAAAGGGCAACGTTGTATGCCGAGTTCCTGCGCGACGTGAATGCATCCGCCGATGTACCTGCGATCCGCAACCACAGTGCCAGGCAACGCCCAATGGGGGACGCTGCATTCCTGCGGATGGTGGAACAGACGCTGGGATGCCCCGTGGTGATACGCAGACGAGGGCGCCCGCGCAAGCAGGGGACGGGAGAGGCAGAAACGACTTAA
- a CDS encoding ABC transporter permease, translating into MSMMSTLMTVMRKELRDLSRDRRTLLLTLLFGPLLYPVLLLGMGKLAESRVRTQIEEPLQIPTIGAENAPNLVRFLAAQGLNAAPAPKDLAEAIRTQDIDVALRISDDFGKDWADGKPALVEVIKDSTRRAAEVPGARLEAALATYNGQVGALRLMARGIDAQVARPLDVARQDLASAEAKRGMILSMLLPVLLTLTSFIGGAYLVMDATAGERERQSLEPLLATPGSRSAIVSGKIAAACVVGFVSLLLTLVAFKVSAQIAPGNIGRQFNMNVGSMLQMLLVMLPMLLIGTSLLTFLSAAAKSMKEAQSHMTWLMLLPMLPGYALVAYPLKSEMWQYAVPFLSQNQMLLKVIRHETITPTVWAIYLGASLGLAAVLWFAAVRRYHNERLAISG; encoded by the coding sequence ATGAGCATGATGTCGACCCTGATGACGGTGATGCGCAAGGAACTGCGCGACCTGTCGCGTGACCGCCGCACGCTGCTGCTGACCCTGCTGTTCGGGCCGCTGCTGTACCCGGTGCTGCTGCTGGGCATGGGCAAGCTGGCCGAGAGCCGGGTGCGCACCCAGATCGAAGAGCCGTTGCAGATCCCGACCATCGGCGCGGAGAACGCACCGAACCTGGTGCGCTTCCTCGCCGCACAGGGCCTCAATGCCGCACCGGCACCGAAGGACCTGGCCGAGGCCATCCGTACCCAGGACATCGATGTGGCGCTGCGCATCAGCGATGACTTCGGCAAGGACTGGGCCGATGGCAAGCCGGCACTGGTGGAGGTGATCAAGGACAGCACGCGGCGCGCTGCCGAAGTGCCCGGCGCCCGCCTGGAGGCGGCGCTGGCCACCTACAACGGCCAGGTCGGAGCACTGCGTCTGATGGCGCGCGGCATCGATGCACAGGTGGCACGCCCGCTGGACGTGGCGCGCCAGGACCTGGCCAGTGCCGAGGCCAAGCGCGGCATGATCCTGTCGATGCTGCTGCCGGTACTGCTGACGCTTACCTCGTTCATCGGTGGCGCCTACCTGGTGATGGACGCCACCGCCGGCGAGCGCGAGCGGCAGTCGCTGGAGCCACTGCTGGCCACGCCGGGCTCGCGCAGCGCGATCGTCAGCGGCAAGATCGCCGCCGCCTGCGTGGTCGGTTTCGTGTCGCTGCTGCTGACGCTGGTCGCGTTCAAGGTGAGCGCGCAGATCGCGCCCGGCAACATCGGTCGCCAGTTCAACATGAACGTCGGCTCGATGCTGCAGATGCTGCTGGTGATGTTGCCGATGCTGCTGATCGGCACCTCGCTGCTGACCTTCCTGTCGGCCGCGGCCAAGAGCATGAAGGAAGCGCAGAGCCACATGACCTGGCTGATGCTGCTGCCGATGCTGCCCGGCTACGCACTGGTGGCCTATCCGCTGAAGAGCGAGATGTGGCAGTACGCCGTGCCGTTCCTGTCGCAGAACCAGATGCTGCTGAAGGTGATCCGCCACGAGACCATCACCCCGACGGTCTGGGCGATCTACCTGGGCGCCAGCCTCGGCCTGGCCGCGGTGCTGTGGTTCGCCGCCGTTCGCCGTTACCACAACGAGCGCCTGGCGATCTCCGGCTGA
- a CDS encoding ATP-binding cassette domain-containing protein, with amino-acid sequence MIVADNLHKAFDTRTGRIQAVANVGFRAGDGQITGLLGPNGAGKTTTMRMLYTLMTPDQGSITVDGIDAARHPVEVRRHLGVLPDARGVYKRLTARENIAYFGELHGLSAERIRERIEVLSHALDMGDILDRQTDGFSQGQRTKTAIARALVHDPRNVILDEPTNGLDVMTTRALRRFLLGLREEGRCVILSSHIMQEVGALCDHIVIIAKGTVMAAGSADELRAQAGEANLEDAFVKLIGSEEGLHA; translated from the coding sequence ATGATCGTCGCCGACAACCTGCACAAGGCCTTCGATACCCGCACGGGCCGCATCCAGGCGGTCGCCAACGTCGGCTTCCGCGCCGGGGATGGGCAGATCACCGGCCTGCTCGGCCCCAACGGTGCCGGCAAGACCACCACCATGCGCATGCTCTACACACTGATGACGCCTGACCAGGGCAGCATCACCGTCGATGGCATCGATGCGGCGCGCCATCCGGTGGAGGTGCGTCGCCACCTGGGCGTGCTGCCTGATGCGCGTGGCGTCTACAAGCGCCTGACCGCGCGCGAGAACATCGCCTATTTCGGCGAGCTGCATGGCCTGTCGGCCGAGCGCATCCGCGAACGCATCGAGGTGCTGTCGCACGCGCTGGACATGGGCGACATCCTCGATCGGCAGACCGATGGCTTCTCGCAGGGCCAGCGCACCAAGACCGCAATTGCCCGCGCGCTGGTGCACGACCCGCGCAACGTCATCCTCGACGAACCGACCAACGGCCTGGACGTGATGACCACGCGCGCGCTGCGCCGCTTCCTGCTGGGCCTGCGCGAAGAGGGCCGCTGCGTGATCCTTTCCAGCCACATCATGCAGGAGGTGGGCGCGTTGTGTGACCACATCGTGATCATCGCCAAGGGCACGGTGATGGCCGCCGGCAGCGCCGACGAGCTGCGCGCACAGGCCGGTGAAGCCAATCTTGAGGACGCGTTCGTGAAACTGATCGGCAGCGAAGAGGGCCTGCACGCATGA
- a CDS encoding alpha/beta hydrolase, whose protein sequence is MQRHHLALAGMLASLMLAGCSQPPPADAGSASDAPSRRFGTIDFQPCTLSTEGASANVEAQCATLQVPEDRAQPDGRRIGLRIAWLESGSSGASQPDPVFFLAGGPGQAASEVAVIVDTALRQVRKQRDVFLIDQRGTGGSNPLSCLGADGKPLQVDEDAASSEASLRDYAQRCAASLQGRADARFYTTTEAIADLDAVRAALGVDQLNLVGGSYGTRVAQRYAGAYPQHTRSIVIDGVVPNELVVGGDFATTFEDAIALQSAQCRKDAACSKRFPTDTRAQLRSVVDTLRRAPVSVEYRDPGTNAPRQDVLTPDSVVGLAFAFSYVPQYSSLLPLVLDEAAHGRYAPLASLARGANRSMDFQINRGMQWSVICSEDAPRYHAPAEDPERLFGNEVASAFFAACPVWPHRPAPATDAVPLRSDVPALLLSGELDPVTPPRYAAQVLKGLPNGRALVARGQGHGTLTAGCMPRLLGQFIDKTDAKALDAGCLDTLSYVPAFTSFNGWEP, encoded by the coding sequence ATGCAAAGACACCACCTCGCGCTGGCCGGGATGCTGGCCAGCCTGATGCTTGCCGGGTGCAGCCAGCCGCCGCCGGCCGACGCCGGAAGCGCCAGCGATGCACCCAGCCGCCGTTTCGGCACGATCGACTTCCAGCCCTGCACGCTGTCCACCGAAGGCGCCAGCGCCAACGTGGAGGCGCAGTGCGCCACCCTGCAGGTACCGGAGGACCGGGCCCAGCCCGATGGCCGCCGGATCGGCCTGCGCATTGCCTGGCTGGAATCGGGCAGCAGCGGTGCCAGCCAGCCCGATCCGGTGTTCTTCCTGGCCGGAGGCCCCGGCCAGGCGGCCAGCGAGGTGGCGGTCATCGTCGATACCGCGCTCCGCCAGGTGCGCAAGCAGCGCGACGTGTTCCTGATCGACCAGCGCGGCACCGGCGGCTCCAACCCGCTCAGCTGCCTGGGCGCGGACGGCAAGCCGCTGCAGGTGGACGAGGACGCCGCGTCTTCCGAGGCATCGCTGCGCGACTACGCCCAGCGCTGCGCGGCGTCGCTGCAGGGGCGTGCCGATGCGCGCTTCTACACCACCACCGAGGCCATCGCCGATCTGGATGCGGTGCGTGCGGCGCTCGGTGTGGACCAGCTCAACCTGGTCGGCGGCTCCTACGGCACCCGCGTGGCCCAGCGCTATGCCGGGGCCTACCCGCAGCACACCCGCAGCATCGTCATCGATGGCGTGGTGCCGAACGAGCTGGTGGTCGGCGGTGACTTTGCGACCACGTTCGAGGATGCGATCGCCCTGCAGTCGGCGCAGTGCCGCAAGGATGCCGCGTGCAGCAAGCGTTTCCCGACCGACACCCGCGCGCAGCTGCGCAGCGTGGTCGACACCCTGCGCCGCGCGCCGGTCTCGGTCGAGTATCGCGACCCGGGTACCAACGCGCCGCGGCAGGATGTCCTGACGCCGGACAGCGTGGTCGGCCTGGCCTTCGCCTTCTCCTACGTGCCGCAGTATTCCTCGCTGCTGCCACTGGTGCTGGATGAGGCCGCACACGGTCGCTACGCACCGCTGGCATCGCTGGCGCGGGGCGCGAACCGCAGCATGGATTTCCAGATCAACCGCGGCATGCAGTGGTCGGTGATCTGCAGCGAGGATGCGCCGCGCTACCACGCGCCGGCCGAGGACCCCGAGCGGCTGTTCGGCAACGAAGTCGCCAGTGCTTTCTTCGCCGCCTGCCCGGTGTGGCCGCATCGTCCGGCGCCGGCAACCGATGCCGTGCCGCTGCGCAGCGACGTGCCGGCACTGCTGCTGTCCGGTGAGCTGGACCCGGTGACCCCGCCGCGCTACGCCGCGCAGGTGCTCAAGGGCCTGCCCAATGGCCGTGCGCTGGTCGCCCGTGGCCAGGGCCATGGCACGTTGACCGCCGGCTGCATGCCGCGCCTGCTCGGCCAGTTCATCGACAAGACCGATGCCAAGGCGCTGGATGCCGGCTGCCTGGACACGCTGAGCTACGTGCCGGCGTTCACCTCGTTCAACGGATGGGAACCATGA
- a CDS encoding GGDEF domain-containing protein, with product MSLDFPTITVLGFLLCIGIAVGFSLLLVVLRGQPVLRQWTISLWLLTLGVTLLALRPYLPLVPAVLAGNAAMAGCGLMMLRGVALHLEQPLPLWRPLLVAAAFMACIFAFLVLWPNLGMRLQVFSVFALIVDGWIAGLLLRHAPPQQRTSCRLAAAVFLAEAALYAIRLFLPVAPDAGEDIMRTGSPMFATYIAGVMLELARCFAMVLLLVERMLVDLRRAARTDGLTGLLNRSAVLADGQAQLQKLRRQRRPLVLLLIDVDHFKKINDRWGHLAGDQVLRHFSATLQHCVQGHEHLLGRYGGEEFVLVLAGSTRGDAVERAAAIRTRLQQRPALLADGPVRVTASVGLAMDAGQGDLSTLLAAADAALYRAKAEGRDRLVCAPSAADSSLPIAVGALPV from the coding sequence ATGTCCCTGGATTTCCCCACCATCACCGTGCTTGGCTTCCTGCTCTGCATCGGCATTGCGGTGGGGTTCTCGCTGTTGCTGGTCGTACTGCGCGGGCAACCGGTGCTGCGGCAGTGGACCATCAGCCTGTGGCTGCTGACCCTGGGGGTGACCCTGCTGGCCCTGCGGCCCTACCTGCCACTGGTACCGGCGGTGCTGGCCGGCAATGCGGCGATGGCCGGCTGCGGTCTGATGATGCTGCGCGGCGTGGCCCTGCACCTTGAGCAGCCGTTGCCGCTGTGGCGGCCGTTGCTGGTGGCGGCCGCGTTCATGGCCTGCATCTTCGCCTTCCTGGTGCTGTGGCCGAACCTGGGCATGCGCCTGCAGGTGTTCAGTGTGTTCGCACTGATCGTCGACGGTTGGATCGCCGGGTTGCTGCTGCGGCATGCACCGCCGCAGCAACGCACCAGCTGCCGCCTGGCCGCTGCCGTGTTCCTGGCAGAAGCGGCGTTGTATGCGATACGCCTGTTCCTGCCGGTGGCGCCCGACGCCGGTGAGGACATCATGCGGACCGGTTCGCCGATGTTCGCCACCTACATAGCCGGGGTGATGCTGGAACTGGCGCGTTGTTTCGCGATGGTGCTGCTGCTGGTCGAGCGCATGCTGGTCGACCTGCGCCGTGCGGCCCGCACCGATGGCCTGACCGGGCTGCTCAATCGCAGTGCGGTACTGGCCGACGGCCAGGCGCAACTGCAGAAGCTGCGTCGCCAGCGCCGCCCGCTGGTGCTGTTGCTGATCGACGTGGACCACTTCAAGAAGATCAACGATCGGTGGGGGCACCTGGCCGGCGACCAGGTGCTGCGCCATTTTTCGGCGACGCTGCAGCACTGCGTGCAGGGCCATGAGCACCTGCTGGGCCGTTACGGCGGCGAAGAGTTCGTGCTGGTGCTGGCCGGGAGCACGCGCGGCGACGCGGTGGAGCGGGCAGCCGCGATCCGCACACGCCTGCAGCAGCGGCCGGCATTGCTGGCCGACGGACCGGTGCGGGTCACCGCCAGCGTTGGCCTTGCGATGGACGCGGGGCAGGGCGACCTGTCGACCTTGCTGGCCGCCGCCGATGCCGCCCTGTACCGGGCCAAGGCCGAGGGGCGGGACCGCCTGGTCTGCGCGCCGTCGGCGGCGGATTCTTCATTGCCCATCGCCGTCGGCGCGCTGCCCGTGTAA